Proteins encoded together in one Oceanobacillus iheyensis HTE831 window:
- a CDS encoding M20/M25/M40 family metallo-hydrolase has product MLVNEQRLVDEFLELVQVDSETGFETEIAKLLVKKFSDLGVKVEEDDTKEQTGHGAGNLICTWEGNVEGADSIYFTSHMDTVVPGKGIKPLIKDGVISTDGSTILGADDKAGLASMLEMIRVVNENNIPHGQIQFIITVGEESGLVGAKALDSAKVDASYGYALDSNGEVGDIIVAAPTQAKVHAIIKGKTAHAGLEPEKGISAITLAAKAISNMPLGRIDDETTANIGRFEGGKQTNIVVDHVEILAEARSLVPEKMEAQVEKMKKAFEETAKSYGGSAEVTTVVAYPGFNHKEGEQVVEVARKAAKAIGRDSKLEKSGGGSDANIIAGFGIPTVNLAVGYEQIHTTDEHIKVEDLVKVTQLITEIVKEASNQ; this is encoded by the coding sequence ATGCTAGTAAATGAACAACGATTAGTAGATGAATTTCTAGAATTAGTACAAGTAGATTCTGAAACAGGATTTGAAACAGAAATCGCTAAATTATTGGTAAAGAAATTTTCAGACCTTGGAGTGAAAGTTGAAGAGGACGATACGAAGGAGCAAACTGGTCATGGTGCAGGTAATTTAATTTGTACATGGGAAGGAAATGTAGAGGGAGCTGATTCCATTTATTTTACTTCTCATATGGACACAGTAGTTCCAGGTAAAGGAATTAAACCGCTAATTAAAGATGGTGTAATATCAACGGATGGCTCAACGATTCTAGGTGCTGATGATAAAGCTGGTTTAGCATCTATGCTAGAGATGATTCGTGTGGTAAATGAAAATAATATTCCACATGGACAGATCCAATTTATTATTACAGTAGGTGAAGAGTCTGGATTAGTTGGAGCAAAAGCACTGGACAGTGCAAAAGTGGATGCATCGTATGGCTACGCTCTAGACAGTAATGGCGAAGTAGGAGACATAATAGTAGCCGCTCCTACTCAAGCAAAGGTACACGCAATAATTAAAGGGAAAACAGCCCATGCTGGCCTAGAACCAGAAAAAGGTATATCAGCAATTACTTTAGCAGCAAAAGCTATATCAAATATGCCATTGGGTCGAATTGATGATGAAACAACAGCAAATATCGGTCGATTCGAAGGTGGAAAGCAAACAAATATCGTAGTGGATCATGTAGAGATATTAGCAGAAGCTCGTTCGTTAGTGCCGGAGAAAATGGAAGCACAAGTCGAAAAAATGAAAAAAGCCTTTGAAGAAACAGCCAAAAGCTATGGTGGATCTGCTGAAGTAACCACTGTAGTTGCATATCCTGGATTTAACCATAAAGAAGGAGAGCAAGTTGTTGAAGTTGCTCGTAAAGCAGCAAAAGCAATAGGTCGCGACAGCAAATTAGAAAAAAGTGGCGGCGGTAGTGATGCGAATATTATCGCAGGATTTGGAATTCCTACAGTTAATTTAGCTGTGGGTTATGAACAAATTCATACTACAGATGAACACATTAAAGTAGAAGATTTAGTGAAAGTTACCCAATTAATTACAGAAATTGTTAAGGAAGCTTCAAATCAGTAA
- a CDS encoding aldehyde dehydrogenase: MELLERYQSIVENQRAYFNHGNTVDYSFRKQQLEKMKVMLKEYESHIFQALKHDLNKSKHEVITSELAILYSEIDSMLKNLRQWMQPDKVTNPITHKGSKSYIMKEPLGVILVIAPWNYPLQLSLAPVIGAIAAGNTVIIKPSEHAPHTSELVAEMIQNTFDSSFVTVVQGAKVETEALLKQRFDHIFFTGGAAIGKIVMRAASEFLTPVTLELGGKSPAIVDEDANIQVAAKRIVWGKYTNAGQTCVAPDYILVHEKAKFKLLKAMKKYIKSMYGKDPLQNDAYTRIIHEGHFDRLTNFLSNGTIVHGGEYNRDTLSIEPTILDKITWDEAIMQEEIFGPILPVLTYTNIEDALYQIKLREKPLALYYFGENEKMQQQVMEYVSFGGGAINDTIYHLANPHLPFGGVGTSGMGNYHGKASFDTFSHQKSIMKQTTKFDIPFRYPGGKITSNIVKKFLT, encoded by the coding sequence ATGGAATTATTAGAAAGGTATCAATCAATAGTCGAAAATCAACGAGCCTATTTTAATCATGGCAATACGGTTGATTACTCTTTTCGGAAACAACAATTGGAAAAAATGAAAGTTATGCTTAAGGAATATGAAAGTCATATTTTTCAAGCGTTAAAACATGATTTAAATAAATCGAAACATGAAGTAATTACCTCAGAATTAGCTATTCTATATTCAGAGATTGACAGTATGTTAAAAAACCTACGTCAATGGATGCAACCAGATAAAGTCACTAACCCGATTACTCATAAGGGATCAAAAAGTTATATTATGAAAGAACCTTTAGGAGTTATCCTCGTTATAGCTCCTTGGAATTATCCATTACAGCTATCTTTAGCACCAGTTATCGGTGCTATAGCAGCTGGCAATACCGTAATCATAAAGCCGTCTGAGCATGCTCCTCATACTTCAGAATTAGTAGCTGAAATGATTCAAAATACATTCGATAGTTCATTCGTAACGGTGGTTCAAGGAGCTAAAGTAGAAACAGAAGCATTATTAAAACAACGATTTGATCATATATTTTTCACTGGGGGTGCAGCAATCGGGAAGATTGTAATGCGTGCAGCGAGTGAATTTCTGACACCAGTAACTCTTGAATTAGGAGGTAAAAGTCCTGCTATAGTTGACGAAGATGCAAACATACAAGTTGCTGCCAAACGGATTGTATGGGGAAAATATACAAACGCGGGTCAAACATGTGTAGCTCCTGACTATATACTTGTACATGAAAAAGCTAAATTTAAGCTATTAAAAGCGATGAAAAAATACATTAAATCCATGTATGGGAAAGATCCCCTTCAAAATGATGCATACACGAGGATTATTCATGAAGGTCATTTTGATCGATTAACTAATTTTCTTTCAAACGGTACGATCGTTCATGGTGGAGAATATAATCGAGATACATTATCCATAGAGCCGACTATATTAGATAAAATCACATGGGATGAAGCAATTATGCAAGAAGAAATTTTTGGCCCCATCCTTCCTGTATTAACTTATACAAATATAGAAGATGCATTATATCAAATTAAACTAAGAGAAAAGCCTTTAGCGCTATATTACTTTGGAGAAAATGAAAAAATGCAACAACAAGTTATGGAATATGTCTCTTTTGGTGGCGGAGCCATTAACGATACCATCTATCACCTGGCTAACCCTCATCTCCCCTTCGGAGGAGTAGGTACTAGCGGTATGGGTAATTATCATGGAAAAGCGAGCTTTGATACTTTTTCACATCAAAAGAGCATCATGAAACAGACAACCAAATTTGATATTCCATTTCGATATCCTGGCGGTAAAATAACTTCGAATATTGTCAAAAAGTTTTTAACATAA
- a CDS encoding DNA polymerase IV: MQPSKVNKHRIIFHIDMNCFYASVEMAHNPSLKGKPLAIAGNPEERKGIIVTSSYEARGKGVKTTMPIWQAKKLCPDLILMRPNFDRYRAASREIFKMLAEITPYVQPVSIDEGYMDITDTIYAKDPLVTANQLQQRILSGLDIPCSIGIAPNKFLAKMASDMKKPLGITVLRKREVEKLLWPMSVEEMYGIGEKTAQKLNSIEIKTIGDLAKKNVYELKQLLGVNGERLQNRANGIDNRLVDPEAVHDFKSIGSSQTLPHDSTDVTELMQLIHELVDNVERRVKRKEAAGKTVQITIRYHDRKTITRSKKLYNYIDNHREILFVAKELFEQHWNEAPVRLLGVSLQDMETKRNIGEQLDLFTYEAIEKKEKLKVTVDKLTKKYGSNIITSQKNKNESQENQQPRTSFQKDFLDDYKKP, from the coding sequence ATGCAACCATCTAAAGTAAACAAACATCGTATTATCTTTCATATTGATATGAATTGTTTTTATGCTTCTGTAGAAATGGCGCATAATCCATCATTAAAAGGAAAACCACTTGCTATTGCAGGAAACCCTGAAGAAAGAAAGGGAATTATTGTAACGAGTAGTTATGAAGCGAGAGGAAAAGGTGTAAAAACTACGATGCCGATATGGCAAGCGAAAAAGCTTTGCCCAGATTTGATCCTTATGCGTCCAAATTTTGACCGTTATCGAGCAGCATCACGTGAAATTTTTAAAATGCTAGCAGAGATTACGCCATATGTACAGCCGGTATCCATAGATGAAGGATATATGGATATTACTGATACGATTTATGCGAAAGACCCATTGGTTACAGCGAATCAATTACAACAGCGAATTTTGAGCGGACTTGATATTCCATGTAGTATTGGGATAGCACCAAATAAATTTCTTGCTAAAATGGCATCGGACATGAAGAAGCCGCTCGGTATAACAGTGCTTCGCAAGAGAGAAGTAGAGAAATTATTATGGCCAATGTCGGTGGAAGAGATGTACGGAATCGGAGAAAAAACAGCACAGAAGTTAAATAGTATAGAAATTAAAACAATTGGAGATCTCGCTAAAAAGAATGTATATGAATTAAAACAACTGTTAGGTGTAAACGGAGAACGATTGCAAAACCGTGCCAATGGAATAGATAATCGTTTAGTAGATCCTGAAGCCGTTCACGACTTTAAAAGCATTGGCAGTTCCCAAACTTTGCCACACGACTCTACAGATGTGACAGAATTAATGCAGTTAATCCATGAACTAGTAGACAATGTAGAGCGTCGAGTGAAACGGAAAGAAGCTGCCGGTAAAACGGTACAAATAACAATTCGATATCATGATAGAAAGACGATTACGAGGAGTAAAAAGTTATATAACTATATTGATAATCACAGAGAGATATTATTTGTGGCAAAAGAGCTTTTTGAACAACATTGGAATGAAGCGCCTGTCCGTTTATTAGGTGTTTCATTACAGGATATGGAAACAAAAAGAAATATAGGAGAACAGTTAGATTTATTCACTTACGAAGCAATTGAGAAGAAAGAAAAGCTTAAAGTAACAGTTGATAAATTAACAAAAAAATATGGTTCGAATATTATTACTTCACAAAAAAATAAAAATGAGAGTCAAGAAAATCAGCAACCACGTACAAGTTTTCAAAAAGATTTTCTAGATGATTATAAAAAGCCATAA
- a CDS encoding iron-sulfur cluster biosynthesis family protein, which produces MKLEFTNQARELLQQQYEQGKKLYLFYDTEGLCGVNGIPTVRWVTSLPKNAEVMETDVFPTYINSEQKVFFYNELKLDVRGSLFRLYSKEAILNPSITISTEE; this is translated from the coding sequence ATGAAATTAGAATTTACGAATCAGGCGAGAGAATTATTACAACAACAATATGAACAAGGGAAGAAATTATATTTATTTTATGATACGGAAGGTTTATGTGGAGTGAATGGTATCCCTACAGTACGTTGGGTTACAAGCTTACCTAAGAATGCAGAAGTTATGGAAACAGATGTATTTCCAACTTATATTAATTCTGAACAAAAAGTGTTCTTTTATAATGAGTTAAAACTTGATGTACGAGGAAGTCTATTTCGATTATATAGTAAAGAAGCTATATTAAACCCTTCTATAACGATAAGTACTGAAGAATAA
- a CDS encoding aldo/keto reductase — translation MRHNLLGKSNISISELTLGCMSLGSDYQHASEIIDTAIENGINHLDTADLYDFGLNEQIVGKAIKHRRDQVVITSKVGNHFQADSKEWYWDPSKKYIHQAVRNSLSRLQLDYLDVCMLHGGTIDDPIDETIEAFEELKKDGLIRTYGISSIRTNVIREYAKRSSIDVLMTQYSLLDRRPEEEILPLSLENNISVVCRGPLAKGLVSNQMKDIIEKKGENGYLNYSYEELVKLNERLNEIRSDYSIQELAMHYVGDHPAVTSTVFGASSLNQLEENIREYDKTDHIDETLYRQLQELTKEATYDNHR, via the coding sequence ATGCGTCATAATTTACTAGGTAAATCTAACATAAGTATATCTGAATTAACATTAGGATGCATGTCGCTTGGATCTGACTATCAACATGCAAGTGAAATAATTGATACTGCTATAGAGAATGGAATTAATCACCTAGACACAGCCGATTTATATGATTTTGGTTTAAATGAACAGATTGTTGGAAAAGCAATAAAACATCGCCGGGATCAAGTAGTCATTACTTCAAAAGTAGGGAATCATTTCCAAGCAGATTCAAAGGAATGGTATTGGGATCCTTCGAAAAAATATATTCATCAAGCTGTTCGGAACAGCTTGAGTCGACTGCAATTAGATTATTTGGATGTATGTATGCTACACGGTGGAACCATTGACGATCCAATTGATGAGACCATTGAAGCATTTGAAGAACTAAAAAAAGATGGTTTGATACGCACGTATGGTATTTCATCTATCAGAACAAATGTTATAAGAGAATATGCTAAACGTTCCTCTATTGATGTTTTAATGACTCAATATAGTCTATTAGATCGTAGACCAGAGGAAGAAATACTACCTTTATCACTAGAAAATAACATTAGTGTAGTATGTAGAGGGCCTCTTGCAAAAGGATTGGTAAGCAATCAAATGAAAGATATCATTGAGAAAAAAGGAGAAAACGGGTATTTAAATTATAGTTATGAGGAATTAGTAAAATTGAATGAAAGACTAAATGAAATTCGTTCCGATTATTCTATACAAGAATTAGCTATGCATTACGTTGGAGATCACCCAGCTGTTACTTCAACCGTTTTTGGAGCTAGTTCATTAAATCAATTAGAAGAAAATATTCGTGAATATGATAAAACAGACCATATAGATGAAACTCTTTATCGTCAGTTACAAGAGCTTACAAAAGAAGCAACTTACGATAATCATCGATGA
- a CDS encoding acyl-CoA carboxylase subunit beta → MDIYKKLEELQQRRKIVFRGGGSEKHAEQHRKGKLTARERIDTLVDEGSFIELYPFMKKSEDSNDPPGEGVVVGYATISKKPIYVFAHDFTVRGGSLGELQGKKIASMMDLAAKTKVPIVGLNESAGARIQEGVTALDGYGQIFYRNVKYSGVIPQISIILGPNAGGAVYSPALTDFIIMVKDISQMYITGPKVIEAITKETVSAEDLGGTYMHAVVNGNCHFLATNEQEAFQITAKLLTFINTTTMSNELTARDYCNSLHELVPSESGKTYDVIPIIETIVDDGSFLEVHKYFAKNIVVGFASLLGKTIGIVSNQPKHMAGGIDSNASDKAARFIRFCDCFNIPIITLEDVTGFYPGIRYEKEGIIRHGAKLVYAFAEATVPKITVILRKAYGGAFVAMNSKALGADLLYAWPSAEIAVMGPEGASSVFKTDKKDNETRTNLPNNSTSPYYAAAKGMVDDIIDPRETRIKLIQSFIMLEQKNETAPIRKHGNIPL, encoded by the coding sequence ATAGATATCTATAAAAAATTAGAAGAACTTCAGCAAAGAAGAAAAATAGTATTTAGAGGGGGAGGAAGCGAGAAGCATGCGGAGCAACATCGTAAAGGAAAATTAACTGCAAGAGAAAGAATTGATACATTAGTAGATGAAGGTTCATTTATAGAGCTTTATCCATTTATGAAAAAGTCAGAAGATAGTAATGATCCACCAGGGGAAGGGGTAGTGGTAGGATATGCAACTATAAGTAAAAAACCAATATATGTGTTTGCTCATGATTTTACAGTGCGTGGAGGTTCATTAGGTGAATTGCAAGGAAAAAAAATAGCATCCATGATGGATCTAGCAGCAAAGACAAAGGTACCAATTGTTGGATTAAATGAATCGGCTGGTGCTCGTATTCAAGAAGGTGTCACTGCGTTAGATGGTTATGGACAAATATTTTATCGTAATGTTAAGTATTCTGGAGTGATACCACAAATATCTATTATTTTAGGTCCTAATGCCGGTGGAGCAGTATACTCTCCTGCACTCACTGATTTTATTATAATGGTGAAGGACATATCGCAAATGTATATTACTGGTCCTAAAGTTATTGAAGCGATTACGAAAGAAACAGTATCTGCAGAGGATTTAGGCGGAACATATATGCACGCTGTGGTGAATGGTAATTGTCATTTTCTAGCAACAAATGAACAAGAAGCTTTTCAAATCACAGCAAAACTTCTCACATTTATTAATACAACTACTATGTCAAATGAGTTAACTGCTAGAGATTATTGTAATAGTTTACATGAGCTGGTACCGAGTGAATCAGGTAAAACCTACGATGTTATACCAATTATAGAAACAATTGTTGATGACGGAAGTTTTTTAGAAGTACATAAATATTTTGCCAAAAATATTGTAGTTGGTTTTGCATCACTATTAGGTAAAACGATAGGTATTGTATCCAACCAACCGAAACATATGGCTGGAGGAATTGATTCCAATGCAAGTGATAAAGCAGCACGATTTATAAGATTCTGTGATTGTTTCAACATTCCAATTATAACGCTAGAGGATGTGACTGGATTTTATCCTGGAATACGTTATGAGAAAGAAGGAATAATACGTCATGGTGCGAAATTAGTTTATGCTTTTGCTGAAGCAACAGTACCTAAAATTACTGTAATACTACGTAAAGCTTATGGTGGTGCATTTGTGGCGATGAATAGTAAAGCTCTCGGAGCGGACCTGCTATATGCATGGCCAAGTGCAGAAATAGCAGTTATGGGTCCAGAAGGCGCTTCTAGTGTTTTTAAAACAGACAAAAAAGATAATGAAACACGAACTAATCTACCAAATAATTCAACAAGTCCATATTATGCTGCTGCAAAAGGGATGGTTGATGACATTATTGATCCAAGGGAAACAAGAATCAAATTAATACAATCTTTTATTATGCTAGAACAAAAAAATGAAACAGCTCCTATCCGGAAACATGGAAACATTCCACTGTAA
- the spoIIM gene encoding stage II sporulation protein M, which translates to MHKSYVVFNHFKHHATIYIFTTILFLTGIVFGAVIVNSMDVVQKQDLFFYLERFFIQTTEEGSTLNNNDILWQSFFYHIKYLGLMFIFALSVIGLPIVWILIFIKGMVVGFSVGFMVNWLGMDGLILSAISIAPQNIVIIPIYIIAGSICMIFSLGLLSKLVAKRNNTSLSQPFIKLTTSFVILIVCTGLAAILEAYISNTMMVEWIQRVYL; encoded by the coding sequence ATGCATAAGAGCTATGTAGTCTTCAACCACTTTAAACATCATGCAACTATTTATATATTTACGACTATATTATTTTTAACAGGTATCGTTTTTGGAGCAGTTATAGTAAATAGTATGGATGTTGTACAAAAACAAGATTTATTCTTCTATTTAGAACGATTTTTTATTCAAACTACAGAAGAAGGATCGACATTAAACAATAACGATATTTTATGGCAAAGTTTCTTTTACCATATAAAATATTTAGGGTTAATGTTTATTTTTGCATTAAGTGTTATCGGACTTCCAATTGTATGGATATTAATATTTATTAAAGGTATGGTTGTAGGCTTTTCAGTTGGCTTTATGGTGAATTGGTTAGGTATGGACGGATTAATATTGTCCGCTATTTCAATTGCTCCTCAAAATATTGTCATTATTCCTATTTATATTATCGCTGGAAGTATATGTATGATATTCTCATTAGGATTATTGAGTAAATTAGTTGCTAAAAGAAATAACACCTCCTTATCCCAACCATTTATTAAGTTAACTACTTCGTTTGTTATTTTAATTGTTTGTACGGGGCTTGCAGCTATCTTAGAAGCATACATTTCAAACACGATGATGGTAGAGTGGATACAAAGAGTTTACTTATAG
- a CDS encoding VOC family protein, translated as MQFDHIGIAVYQLRPAISTFTTDLGFRLVSEEVISEEGIRIAKLMNGDVCIELMEPINDHSSISNFLSSRGEGIHHLALKVENYLTYVLSVSNSSLKTIMPNIRVGADQRRVTFLHPRTLHGVLVEICDL; from the coding sequence ATGCAATTTGATCATATAGGAATTGCCGTATATCAATTACGTCCCGCCATTTCTACATTTACGACGGACTTGGGGTTTCGCCTTGTGAGCGAAGAGGTTATTTCTGAAGAAGGAATTCGTATAGCAAAATTAATGAATGGAGATGTTTGTATTGAGTTAATGGAACCTATAAATGATCATTCCTCAATATCTAATTTTTTAAGTTCACGTGGTGAAGGTATTCATCATTTGGCGTTGAAAGTCGAAAACTATCTTACTTATGTACTATCCGTATCAAATAGTTCTTTAAAGACAATTATGCCTAATATAAGAGTTGGAGCCGATCAACGGCGAGTCACGTTCTTACACCCGCGTACTTTGCACGGTGTTTTAGTTGAAATTTGCGATTTGTAA
- a CDS encoding NUDIX hydrolase — translation MHKFEEKTISSEQIFKGNVIDLKVDEVELPNGKTSKREIVAHPGAVGIIPITKEGNIILVEQYRKPLEKALCEIPAGKLEERENPLTAAVRELEEETGFTTTNLSFVTSFYTSPGFANELIYIYITDDLIQLEQPPQGDDDEFVEIREVTLDQAKQMVLNQEIHDAKTNYAILYLHTLRKG, via the coding sequence ATGCATAAATTTGAAGAAAAGACCATTTCATCAGAACAGATATTTAAAGGTAATGTAATAGATTTGAAAGTAGATGAAGTAGAATTACCAAATGGAAAAACTTCAAAGCGAGAAATCGTTGCTCATCCAGGAGCAGTTGGTATAATACCAATTACAAAGGAAGGAAATATTATCCTTGTAGAACAGTACCGCAAACCTTTAGAAAAAGCACTGTGTGAAATTCCTGCTGGAAAGTTAGAAGAACGCGAAAATCCTTTAACAGCAGCTGTGAGAGAATTAGAAGAAGAAACTGGATTTACAACTACTAACCTTTCGTTTGTAACATCTTTTTACACCTCGCCAGGTTTTGCAAATGAACTAATTTATATCTATATAACAGATGATTTAATACAATTAGAACAACCTCCTCAAGGAGATGATGACGAGTTTGTGGAAATAAGGGAGGTTACCTTAGATCAAGCAAAGCAGATGGTATTAAATCAAGAGATACATGATGCAAAAACAAACTATGCTATATTATATCTACATACTCTAAGAAAAGGCTAA
- a CDS encoding SDR family NAD(P)-dependent oxidoreductase, with the protein MKNNQRIVNKKIIITGASSGIGEMLAKKVASQGGFPILVARSRDKLITIQKEIDQLYNQRSAIYPIDLTDKDNIDNLIPAIINDNKQIDALINNAGLGVFDSIEDMNYDDLLETFQLNVFAGIQLSQSIIPYLRKTNANTQIVNVISQAAKISTPKSASYASSKQAMLGFTNVLRMECRMSSIHVMAVNLGPVRTNFFERADKDGTYKQNVEKYMLDPERVADKIVTHLFTRKREINMPWWMEIGSIVYRIMPGTMESLLRNQFDKK; encoded by the coding sequence ATGAAGAATAACCAACGCATAGTGAATAAAAAAATAATTATTACTGGCGCTTCTAGTGGGATAGGAGAGATGTTAGCTAAAAAGGTAGCAAGCCAAGGAGGGTTTCCTATTTTGGTTGCGCGCTCTCGTGATAAGCTCATAACTATTCAAAAAGAAATTGATCAATTATATAATCAAAGAAGTGCTATCTACCCAATTGACTTAACTGACAAAGATAATATAGACAACTTAATACCAGCCATTATCAATGATAATAAACAAATAGATGCATTAATTAATAATGCAGGTCTAGGAGTTTTTGACTCTATAGAAGATATGAATTATGATGACTTATTAGAAACGTTCCAATTAAACGTATTCGCTGGAATCCAATTATCACAAAGTATAATACCGTATCTTAGAAAAACGAATGCAAACACTCAAATTGTAAATGTTATATCTCAGGCTGCCAAAATATCCACGCCAAAATCTGCGAGTTATGCATCATCAAAGCAAGCAATGCTAGGTTTTACAAACGTACTAAGAATGGAGTGTAGGATGTCATCGATTCATGTAATGGCAGTAAATCTAGGTCCAGTAAGAACGAATTTTTTTGAACGGGCAGATAAAGATGGAACGTATAAACAAAATGTAGAGAAATACATGTTAGACCCAGAACGAGTGGCAGATAAAATCGTTACACATTTATTTACGAGAAAACGTGAGATAAACATGCCTTGGTGGATGGAAATAGGTAGTATCGTATATCGAATTATGCCAGGAACAATGGAGTCACTTTTAAGAAATCAATTTGATAAAAAGTAG
- a CDS encoding glycerophosphodiester phosphodiesterase family protein translates to MTKIIAHRGASKYAPENTRASFELAHQMNADGIETDVQLSKDGIPILFHDEKIKRIMRRKGFLQDYTYNELKSMDIGSWFGSNFIGETIMSLEEFLIWIQDKPLQLHLELKNNVIDYLHLEVLTYNLVERYGLLDRTFFSTFSTRSVQRLYKINRDTNIGWLTSKSRQQLPLFSRSLGATAIHIKHRLLQPKLVQQAKTENMPLRVYTVNKPKQLELCFKYNCDSVFTDVPDIAKTAYQTYL, encoded by the coding sequence ATGACGAAGATTATTGCACATCGAGGAGCAAGTAAATACGCACCTGAGAATACAAGAGCTTCGTTTGAGCTTGCTCATCAAATGAATGCGGATGGTATAGAAACAGATGTTCAATTATCAAAAGATGGAATACCTATACTGTTTCATGATGAAAAAATAAAACGAATTATGAGAAGAAAAGGCTTTCTTCAGGATTATACATACAACGAGTTAAAATCAATGGATATAGGTAGCTGGTTTGGAAGTAATTTTATCGGGGAAACAATTATGTCATTAGAGGAATTTCTTATATGGATACAGGATAAACCTTTACAATTACATTTGGAATTAAAAAATAATGTAATTGATTACCTTCACTTAGAAGTATTAACTTACAATCTTGTTGAACGTTATGGACTTCTGGATCGAACGTTTTTTTCTACCTTTTCAACCAGAAGTGTTCAACGATTATATAAAATTAATAGAGATACAAATATTGGTTGGCTTACAAGTAAGTCTAGGCAACAACTTCCCTTATTTTCTCGATCTTTAGGCGCAACCGCTATTCATATAAAACACCGACTCTTGCAACCAAAACTTGTACAACAAGCAAAAACAGAGAATATGCCTCTAAGGGTGTATACAGTAAATAAGCCAAAACAACTCGAACTTTGTTTTAAATATAATTGTGATAGTGTTTTCACAGATGTTCCAGATATTGCAAAAACTGCCTATCAAACCTATTTATAA
- the rnz gene encoding ribonuclease Z: protein MELVFLGTGAGLPSKTRNVSAVALNMTQEINEVWLFDCGEATQHQILHTNLKPRKITKIFITHLHGDHIYGLPGFLSSRSFQSGENQPLCIYGPIGIKEFVESTLRLSQTNLTYPITIKEITEDGNLFETNEMMVETKKLQHGIDSYGYRIKEKDKPGELLVDKLKQIGIAPGPIYQQIKENEITTLDNGSIIYRNDVLGPAKKGKVISILGDTRYSIDHIPFIKFSDILVHESTFTQDKELLAFEYNHSTNVQAAKLAKEANINKLYLTHVSSRYQAEDIDSIIEEARKIFPSTWLANDFSVYEI from the coding sequence ATGGAGCTCGTCTTCCTTGGAACTGGTGCAGGACTTCCATCAAAAACTAGAAACGTTTCTGCTGTTGCTTTAAATATGACTCAAGAAATTAATGAAGTTTGGTTATTTGATTGTGGAGAAGCTACACAACATCAAATATTACATACCAACTTAAAACCAAGAAAAATTACGAAGATATTTATTACACACCTGCACGGAGATCATATTTATGGATTACCTGGATTCTTAAGTAGTCGTTCCTTTCAGTCAGGTGAAAATCAACCACTTTGTATTTATGGTCCTATAGGAATTAAAGAATTTGTAGAATCCACGTTACGCTTAAGCCAAACAAATCTTACATATCCAATAACCATCAAAGAAATAACAGAAGACGGGAATTTATTTGAGACAAATGAAATGATGGTTGAAACAAAAAAATTGCAGCATGGTATTGATAGTTATGGATATCGGATAAAAGAAAAGGATAAACCAGGAGAACTTTTAGTAGATAAATTAAAGCAAATTGGCATTGCGCCTGGTCCAATTTATCAGCAAATAAAAGAAAATGAAATCACTACATTAGATAATGGGTCTATTATTTATCGGAATGATGTACTTGGACCAGCAAAAAAAGGAAAAGTGATATCAATTCTAGGGGATACCCGTTATTCAATTGACCATATTCCATTTATCAAGTTCAGTGATATACTTGTACATGAATCAACATTTACGCAAGATAAAGAATTATTAGCATTTGAATATAATCATTCGACTAATGTACAAGCGGCTAAATTAGCCAAAGAAGCAAACATAAATAAATTATATTTAACTCATGTATCTTCTCGTTACCAAGCAGAGGATATAGATTCCATCATTGAAGAAGCAAGAAAAATTTTTCCTAGTACTTGGTTAGCAAATGATTTTAGTGTTTATGAAATTTAG